In Penicillium psychrofluorescens genome assembly, chromosome: 5, a single window of DNA contains:
- a CDS encoding uncharacterized protein (ID:PFLUO_007407-T1.cds;~source:funannotate) produces MPSSLAPAANGIQSANDNITRFNPPSRVLSPLNHSLFHNKTRCFVYGMQPRAVQGMLDFDFICKRTTPSVAGIIYTFGGQFVSKMYWGTSETLLPVYQDVEKAMAKHPDVDTVVNFASSRSVYSSTMELMENPQIRSIAIIAEGVPERRAREILVAAKEKGITIIGPATVGGIKPGAYKIGNTGGMMDNIVASKLYRKGSVGYVSKSGGMSNELNNIISQTTDGVYEGVAIGGDRYPGTTFIDHLLRFQNEPECKILMLLGEVGGVEEYRVIEAVKQGVITKPIVAWAIGTCASMFKTEVQFGHAGASANSELETAVHKNKAMREAGIYVPDTFEDMPALVKQVYDAEVKKGSITPAPEPVVPKIPIDYSWAQELGLVRKPAAFISTISDDRGQELLYAGMPISDVFREDIGIGGVMSLLWFRRRLPRYASKFLEMVLMLTADHGPAVSGAMNTIITTRAGKDLISALVSGLLTIGSRFGGALDGAAEEFAKAFDKGLSPRDFVDIMRKENKLIPGIGHKVKSRNNPDLRVELVKEFAKKHFPSTKLLDYAIAVETVTTSKKDNLILNVDGCVAVCFVDLLRNCGAFSAEEVEDYMRMGVLNGLFVLGRSIGLIAHYLDQKRLRTGLYRHPWDDITYLLPALQKGGAEGRVEVNM; encoded by the exons ATGCCTTCCTCTCTTGCGCCCGCCGCCAACGGCATACAGTCGGCCAACGACAACATCACTCGCTTCAATCCTCCAAGCCGAGttctctctcccctcaaCCACTCCCTGTTCCACAACAAGACACGATGCTTCGTCTA CGGTATGCAACCCCGCGCCGTGCAGGGCATGCTTGACTTCGACTTCATCTGCAAGCGTACCACTCCCTCCGTGGCCGGTATCATCTACACTTTCGGTGGTCAGTTCGTCAGCAAGATGTACTGGGGTACCAGCGAGACGCTCCTGCCCGTCTACCAGGAcgtggagaaggccatggccAAGCACCCGGACGTCGACACCGTCGTTAACTTCGCTTCGTCCCGTTCCGTCTACAGCTCCACAATGGAGCTGATGGAGAACCCCCAGATCCGCTCAATTGCCATCATTGCGGAGGGTGTGCCCGAGCGTCGTGCTCGTGAGATCCTGGTGGCtgccaaggagaagggcatcaCCATCATTGGCCCGGCCACCGTCGGTGGGATCAAGCCCGGTGCGTACAAGATCGGTAACACTGGTGGTATGATGGACAACATCGTGGCCTCCAAGCTGTACCGCAAGGGTTCCGTCGGCTACGTTTCCAAGTCCGGTGGTATGTCCAACGAGTTGAACAACATCATCTCCCAGACCACCGACGGTGTGTACGAGGGTGTTGCCATTGGCGGTGACCGCTACCCTGGCACCACTTTCATTGATCACCTGCTCCGCTTCCAGAACGAGCCCGAGTGCAAGATCCTGATGCTGCTCGGTGAGGtcggtggtgttgaggaGTACCGTGTGATTGAGGCCGTCAAGCAGGGCGTCATCACCAAGCCCATTGTGGCCTGGGCCATTGGAACCTGCGCCAGCATGTTCAAGACGGAGGTTCAGTTCGGCCACGCCGGCGCCTCGGCCAACTCCGAGCTGGAGACCGCTGTCCacaagaacaaggccatGCGGGAGGCTGGCATTTACGTTCCCGACACCTTTGAGGACATGCCTGCGCTGGTCAAGCAGGTGTACGACGCCGAGGTCAAGAAGGGCTCCATCACGCCCGCTCCCGAGCCCGTGGTGCCCAAGATCCCCATCGACTACTCGTGGGCCCAGGAGCTGGGTCTCGTCCGCAAGCCCGCTGCTTtcatctccaccatctccgatGACCGTGGTCAGGAGCTTCTGTACGCTGGTATGCCCATCTCCGATGTCTTCCGGGAGGACATTGGCATCGGTGGTGTCATGTCGCTGCTGTGGttccgccgccgcctgccCCGCTACGCCAGCAAGTTCCTGGAGATGGTTCTGATGCTGACGGCCGACCACGGTCCCGCCGTGTCCGGTGCCATGAACACTATCATCACCACCCGTGCCGGCAAGGACCTGATCAGCGCCCTCGTGTCTGGTCTGCTGACGATCGGTTCGCGCTTCGGTGGCGCGCTGGACGGTGCCGCCGAGGAGTTCGCCAAGGCCTTCGACAAGGGGCTGAGCCCCCGTGACTTTGTGGACATCATGCGCAAGGAGAACAAGCTGATCCCCGGTATCGGCCACAAGGTCAAGTCGCGCAACAACCCCGACCTGCGGGtcgagctggtcaaggagtTCGCCAAGAAGCACTTCCCCAGCACCAAGCTGCTCGACTACGCCATTGCCGTCGAGACGGTGACCACCTCCAAGAAGGACAACCTGATCCTCAACGTCGACGGCTGCGTGGCTGTCTGCTTCGTGGACCTGCTCCGCAACTGCGGTGCTTTCTCGGCtgaggaggtcgaggacTACATGCGCATGGGCGTGCTGAACGGTCTGTTCGTCCTGGGCCGCAGCATCGGTCTGATTGCCCACTACCTGGACCAGAAGCGCCTGCGCACCGGTCTGTACCGGCACCCGTGGGACGACATCACGTACCTGCTGCCCGCTCTGCAGAAAGGTGGTGCCGAGGGCCGCGTGGAGGTCAATATGTGA
- a CDS encoding uncharacterized protein (ID:PFLUO_007408-T1.cds;~source:funannotate) codes for MPFAQLVIGPPGAGKSTYCNGMHQFLGAIGRKCSIVNLDPANDKTSYPCALDVRDLVTLEEIMDQDKLGPNGATLYALEELEENYEWLEEGLKGLGEDYVLFDCPGQVELFTHHPSMRNIFFRIQKMGFRLIVIHLVDSYSLTLPSMYISTLLLSLRAMLQLDLPHLNVLTKIDNLSNYAPLPFNLDFYTEVQDLNYLLPHLEAESSRLSNDKFGALNSAIVELVEEFALVAFETLAVEDKKSMMNLLQAIDRASGYAFGPAEGANDTVWQVAVREGLGSMDVRDVQERWIESKDEYDEIERRELEEEARAREAASRAAEGDFEGEGEGEDEDGGDGEGEMDDWKGPLADSGVKVQRKS; via the exons ATGCCCTTCGCCCAGCTGGTTATTGGCCCCCCGGGTGCCGGTAAGTCCACCTATTGCAATGGCATGCATCAGTTCTTGGGCGCCATCGGCCGCAAGTGCTCCATTGTCAACCTGGACCCCGCCAACGACAAGACTTCGTACCCGTGTGCGCTGGACGTGCGCGACTTAGTGACGCTGGAGGAGATTATGGATCAGGATAAGCTGGGTCCGAATGGGGCGACGTTGTATGCgcttgaggagctggaggagaacTATGAGTGGCTTGAGGAGGGATTAAAAGGCCTGGGAG AGGATTATGTCCTGTTTGACTGTCCTGGGCAAGTCGAGCTATTCACGCACCACCCCTCCATGCGGAATATCTTCTTTCGAATCCAGAAAATGGGATTTCGA ctcatcgtcatccatctcgtcgacTCCTACTCCCTCACCCTCCCCTCAATGTACATCTCCACCCTCCTCCTATCCCTCCGCGCCATGCTGCAACTCGACCTCCCCCATCTCAACGTCCTCACCAAAATCGACAACCTCTCCAACTACGCCCCGCTTCCCTTCAACCTAGACTTTTACACCGAAGTCCAAGACCTGAATTACCTATTACCCCACCTAGAAGCCGAGTCCTCGCGCCTGTCGAATGATAAGTTCGGAGCGCTGAATTCCGCGATTGTGGAATTAGTCGAGGAGTTCGCGCTCGTTGCTTTCGAGACGCTGGCCGTCGAGGATAAGAAGAGCATGATGAATTTGCTACAAGCGATTGATCGTGCCTCTGGGTATGCGTTTGGACCGGCGGAGGGTGCGAACGATACAGTCTGGCAGGTTGCTGTGCGAGAGGGATTGGGGAGCATGGATGTACGGGATGTGCAGGAGAGATGGATTGAGTCGAAGGATGAATATGATGAGATTGAGCGGAGGGAattggaagaggaggcgaggGCGAGAGAAGCTGCTAGCCGGGCTGCGGAGGGGGATTTTgagggtgagggtgagggtgaggatgaggatggcggcgatggtgaggGCGAGATGGATGATTGGAAGGGCCCGCTGGCGGATAGCGGAGTGAAAGTCCAGCGCAAGTCATGA
- a CDS encoding uncharacterized protein (ID:PFLUO_007410-T1.cds;~source:funannotate) yields the protein MSVEESKRAAAKVAVANHYPKDAKWVGIGSGTTIVYVVEAIKAAGLDTALTRYVPTGYQSRQLIINAGLTAVEFDAIPAGTVLDVAFDGADEVDDELNCIKGGGACLFQEKIVAMQAKQFICVADSRKLQPRLLSSWKYVPVEVAPIAAYRVLRKLTALGSVKPAIRTNVSSKEGPLKTDQDFFIIDAPFPPLLTEADVAAGKDGSGTAGVWEVKELARQIKQISGVLEVGIFSGLTGPQAQAAGGIGGQRPVAAYFGMPDGTVSVRKADV from the exons atgagCGTCGAAGAAtccaagcgcgccgccgccaaggTCGCCGTCGCGAACCATTACCCTAAGGACGCCAAGTGGGTAGGCATCGGCAGCGGCACCACCATCGTCTACGTcgtcgaggccatcaaggccgccGGTCTGGACACCGCGCTGACCCGCTACGTGCCCACGGGCTACCAGTCGCGCCAGCTGATCATCAACGCGGGGCTGACGGCCGTCGAGTTCGATGCCATCCCTGCAGGCACGGTCCTGGATGTGGCCTTTGATGGTGCCGATGAGGTGGACGACGAATTGAACTGTATcaagggcggcggcgctTGTTTGTTCCAGGAGAAGATTGTGGCCATGCAGGCGAAGCAGTTTATCTGTGTGGCGG ACTCCCGCAAACTCCAGCCCCGCCTTCTGTCCAGCTGGAAATACGTCCCCGTCGAAGTCGCTCCGATCGCCGCGTACCGCGTGCTCCGCAAACTGACAGCCCTCGGCAGCGTCAAGCCCGCCATCCGCACCAACGTCTCGTCGAAGGAAGGTCCGCTCAAAACAGACCAGGACTTTTTCATCATTGACGCCCCCTTCCCGCCCCTCCTCACCGAGGCCGATGTCGCGGCTGGCAAGGACGGGTCCGGTACTGCTGGTGTCTGGGAGGTAAAAGAGCTGGCGCGGCAGATTAAGCAGATTTCCGGCGTGCTCGAGGTTGGTATCTTTTCGGGCTTAACGGGTCCCCAGGCGCAGGCTGCCGGTGGCATTGGTGGCCAGCGGCCTGTGGCGGCCTACTTCGGTATGCCGGATGGAACGGTGTCTGTTCGCAAGGCGGATGTTTGA
- a CDS encoding uncharacterized protein (ID:PFLUO_007409-T1.cds;~source:funannotate), protein MAENAPNDGAALELGFFLYHRVARDMSSNQFTVASPPADAISALKFSPDPDSTRIVVASWDKNVYLYDLRDENGAVGEGKLLQKFELQAPVLDVCFGETENEIYTAGLDWDVQKIDVNTSTQTVLSSHEAGVRSVVYSREHNIIISGSWDSTLHIHRPDAGSNPDSLPAIIPLPSKPFSLSLTATKLVVAMASRALHIYDLKALALLSAQADGAADNNKVEVEPWQRRESSLKFMTRCVACMPDDAGYASSSIEGRVAVEWFDPSPESQARKYAFKCHRQTAEDNVDVVYPVNALAFHPVFGTFASGGGDGVVALWDGISKRRIRQYQKYSSSVAAVAFSGNGKYLAIGVSPGFEDGKDDMPEGVVKIFVRELGETEAKGKGAK, encoded by the exons ATGGCAGAAAATGCGCCTAACGACGGAGCGGCACTGGAATTGGGATTCTTCCTGTACCACCGGGTTGCGCGCGACATGTCGTCCA ATCAATTCACCGTGgcgtcgccgccagcagacgccatctccgccttgaAGTTCTCTCCCGACCCCGACTCAACACGGATCGTGGTGGCCTCATGGGATAAGAATGTGTATCTGTATGACCTGCGCGATGAGAATGGCGCggtgggggaggggaagCTGCTCCAGAAGTTTGAGCTGCAAGCACCCGTGCTGGACGTTTGTTTTGGCGAGACCGAGAACGAGATCTATACCGCTGGATTGGACTGGGATGTTCAGAA GATTGATGTGAATACATCAACACAGACGGTGCTCAGCAGCCACGAAGCAGGCGTGCGCAGCGTCGTCTACAGCCGTGAgcacaacatcatcatctccggcTCCTGGGACTCGACATTGCACATCCACCGACCAGACGCCGGCTCGAACCCCGATTCCCTGCCCGCCATCATTCCCCTTCCCTCGAAGCCATTCTCGCTGTCCCTCACCGCAACGAAGCTGGTGGTCGCCATGGCGTCGCGCGCCCTGCATATCTACGATCTGAAGGCTCTGGCCTTGCTGTCGGCGCAAGCAGACGGCGCAGCAGACAACAATAAAGTCGAGGTGGAGCCGTGGCAACGCCGCGAGAGCAGTCTCAAGTTCATGACGCGCTGTGTGGCGTGCATGCCCGACGACGCCGGGTACGCCTCGTCCAGCATTGAGGGCCGTGTTGCGGTCGAGTGGTTCGATCCATCGCCCGAGTCGCAGGCTCGGAAGTACGCTTTTAAGTGTCATCGCCAGACAGCCGAGGATAATGTCGACGTCGTGTATCCGGTCAACGCGCTCGCTTTCCACCCGGTGTTTGGAACCTTTGCGTCCGGCGGGGGGGATGGTGTTGTCGCCCTGTGGGATGGTATTTCCAAGCGCCGCATCCGACAGTACCAGAAGTACTCGTCCAGCGTCGCTGCGGTTGCGTTCAGTGGCAATGGTAAGTATCTAGCCATTGGTGTCAGTCCCGGGttcgaggatggcaaggacgATATGCCGGAGGGAGTCGTGAAGATCTTTGTgcgcgagctgggagagacaGAGGCCAAGGGGAAAGGCGCGAAGTAA